The following proteins are co-located in the Ktedonobacteraceae bacterium genome:
- a CDS encoding vitamin K epoxide reductase family protein has product MLKIMESSEQAEVLSEQLRHGFGHYLSQRRGIIGLSLLAAGSMGMIALYQTGIIPHLPEPPIPGLNADKVDASAEAYKLLEIPDGILAIGNYTATAALAAMGGMYRAERQPWIPLAMAAKIGFDAYQSARLFINQVTQQKVLCSYCILADVMTLASIPLAVPETIAAIKHLIGRK; this is encoded by the coding sequence ATGCTGAAGATCATGGAAAGCTCGGAACAGGCCGAGGTACTGAGCGAGCAACTGCGCCACGGCTTCGGCCATTACTTATCCCAAAGGCGCGGCATCATCGGTCTCTCGCTGCTGGCCGCCGGTTCCATGGGCATGATCGCGCTCTACCAGACCGGTATCATCCCGCACCTGCCGGAGCCGCCCATCCCTGGATTGAATGCCGACAAGGTGGATGCCTCGGCGGAAGCGTATAAGCTGCTGGAAATACCGGATGGCATTCTGGCCATCGGCAACTATACGGCGACCGCTGCCCTGGCCGCGATGGGTGGCATGTACCGCGCCGAACGGCAACCGTGGATACCCCTGGCGATGGCGGCCAAAATCGGCTTTGATGCCTACCAGTCCGCCAGGCTTTTCATCAACCAGGTCACTCAACAGAAAGTCCTGTGCAGCTACTGCATTCTGGCAGATGTGATGACGCTCGCCTCGATACCATTGGCGGTTCCTGAGACGATAGCGGCGATTAAGCATTTGATCGGGAGAAAGTAG
- a CDS encoding SDR family oxidoreductase translates to MQSNKPQVVVITGASAGVGRATVRAFAKRGAHIGLLARGIDGLEGAKKDVERLGGKALIVETDVADAEQVENAAAKVEQAFGPIDIWVNVAMASVFSPAKEMKPEEYKRVTEVTYLGQVYGTLAALKRMLPRDSGRIINVGSALAYRGIPLQSAYCGSKHAIQGFTESVRCELIHDKSNVKISMVQLPAVNTPQFGWVKSRLPHKAQPVPPIYQPEIIADAITYLADHYRRQMFIGLSTVIVIQGNKILPGFGDWYLGKTGYKSQQTNEPENPNRPNNLWEPVDGKGGGDHGAHGAFDSRAMNRSWQLWADMHMAPLALAGVGLFGVIGATLFWRSK, encoded by the coding sequence ATGCAATCAAATAAACCACAAGTTGTAGTTATCACCGGCGCATCCGCCGGTGTAGGGCGTGCCACGGTACGAGCTTTCGCGAAACGGGGCGCGCATATTGGACTGCTGGCCCGCGGCATCGATGGATTAGAGGGCGCGAAAAAAGATGTCGAGCGCCTGGGCGGCAAGGCGCTGATCGTAGAGACCGATGTGGCCGATGCCGAGCAGGTCGAAAATGCCGCGGCAAAGGTTGAGCAGGCGTTTGGCCCCATTGACATCTGGGTCAATGTGGCGATGGCCTCGGTCTTCTCACCGGCTAAGGAGATGAAGCCGGAAGAGTACAAGCGCGTTACCGAAGTGACCTACCTGGGACAGGTCTATGGCACGCTGGCGGCTCTGAAACGCATGCTGCCCCGTGATTCGGGCAGAATTATCAATGTCGGCTCGGCGCTGGCCTATCGCGGCATACCACTGCAATCGGCCTACTGCGGTTCGAAGCACGCCATTCAGGGCTTTACGGAGTCAGTACGCTGCGAGCTGATTCACGATAAGAGCAATGTGAAGATCAGCATGGTGCAGTTGCCGGCGGTGAACACACCCCAGTTTGGCTGGGTCAAGAGCCGGCTGCCTCACAAGGCGCAGCCCGTGCCGCCGATCTACCAGCCGGAGATCATCGCCGATGCGATCACCTATCTCGCCGACCACTACCGCCGGCAGATGTTCATTGGCCTCTCGACGGTGATCGTGATCCAGGGGAACAAAATCCTGCCGGGATTCGGCGACTGGTACCTGGGCAAAACCGGCTACAAGTCGCAGCAGACGAACGAGCCGGAGAACCCCAATCGTCCCAACAACCTGTGGGAGCCGGTCGATGGCAAGGGTGGCGGCGACCATGGCGCGCACGGCGCATTCGATTCGCGAGCCATGAACCGCAGCTGGCAGCTCTGGGCCGATATGCACATGGCCCCGCTCGCTCTGGCCGGAGTGGGCCTATTCGGCGTCATCGGAGCTACACTCTTCTGGAGGAGCAAATAA
- a CDS encoding NAD-dependent epimerase/dehydratase family protein, whose protein sequence is MKIAITGGAGFVGSHIASAYLDAGHDVFIIDSLVAGSAQAIDSRARFYQLDIRDSKLEMILRNERPDILSHHAAQRQYGPFPLGQSPLTDADIHIRGLLNVLDSCVNAHVTKIIFASAGNSLYGQIDMAECLADVTLIKEDAPLCPRRPFDISKVAGESYVRYYTLNYGLKHTILRYADIYGETHSELAQHPLTYFIAMLAENRRPVIRGSGNEIRDHIFIDDVVRANLSVLERGKNATLHISSGHGYTLNQFYVAAARLLESDLLPVYVSGPLTEPPAIALDNTLAQKLLGWQPRISFSEGVRLAVERLGGAGADVQPDVVAIPIESTAERRAALALA, encoded by the coding sequence ATGAAAATCGCAATAACTGGCGGAGCCGGCTTTGTTGGTTCCCATATCGCAAGCGCCTACCTGGATGCCGGCCACGATGTCTTTATCATTGATAGCCTGGTAGCCGGCTCCGCACAGGCCATAGACTCGCGCGCCCGCTTCTATCAGCTTGATATTCGTGATAGCAAACTCGAAATGATTTTACGCAATGAGCGGCCCGATATCCTCAGCCATCACGCGGCACAACGACAATACGGGCCATTTCCCCTTGGACAATCGCCGCTGACCGATGCCGATATACATATTCGCGGCCTCTTGAATGTCCTGGATAGCTGCGTCAATGCCCATGTCACTAAAATTATCTTCGCCTCAGCGGGAAATAGCCTCTATGGGCAAATTGATATGGCAGAGTGTCTGGCGGACGTAACTCTCATCAAGGAAGATGCGCCGCTCTGCCCGCGCCGTCCTTTCGATATCAGCAAGGTCGCCGGTGAATCCTATGTCCGCTACTACACGCTTAATTATGGTCTAAAACATACCATCTTACGTTATGCCGATATCTATGGTGAAACACACTCCGAACTGGCCCAGCATCCCCTGACCTACTTTATTGCTATGCTGGCGGAAAATCGTCGCCCGGTCATTCGCGGTAGTGGCAATGAAATCCGTGATCACATCTTCATTGATGATGTCGTGCGCGCCAATCTCAGCGTATTGGAACGCGGCAAGAATGCCACACTCCACATCAGTTCTGGACATGGCTATACACTCAACCAGTTCTATGTTGCCGCCGCTCGCCTCTTAGAGAGCGACCTCTTGCCCGTCTACGTTTCCGGTCCATTGACAGAACCGCCGGCAATTGCGCTCGATAATACCCTGGCGCAGAAGCTTCTGGGATGGCAGCCCCGCATTTCCTTCAGCGAAGGCGTGCGGCTGGCCGTTGAACGATTGGGGGGTGCGGGTGCTGACGTGCAGCCGGATGTTGTTGCTATCCCCATTGAGTCTACGGCTGAGCGACGAGCTGCGCTCGCGCTTGCGTGA
- a CDS encoding NAD(P)/FAD-dependent oxidoreductase, with amino-acid sequence MIGSTQANTNAGEPQEPARSRPRVVIVGAGFGGLQAAKALANAPVHVTVIDRNNYHLFQPMLYQAATAGLAPDDISSPIRDILKYQANTEVLMAEVTGIDIEGQHVLMGDESVPYDYLIVATGATNNYFGHEEWRRLAPGLKTLEQAVGIRDTILAAFEAAEREADLEKRRQHLTFVLVGGGPTGVELAGAMADLMHMTMSGNFRHIRPSSARIILVEGEGRIMPSFPTSLTRKVSAKLREMGVEIRTGVHVTEIDEHGVKIGDERVAVENVIWTAGVKASPAGQWLNAPTDHDGRVKVERDLSVPGHANIFVIGDTATVTQNGKRLPGVAPVAIQEATYVASQIVNRMSGKLYGRPFHYVDKGTLAVVGRAFGVVNIGMIRFTGVLAWFFWLLVHIYFLIGFRNRLLVLLQYAWIYLTFQKNSRIIIGSPACQRLLDSGQIQNSLPQTAGKRKVAQQ; translated from the coding sequence ATGATAGGATCAACGCAGGCAAATACCAATGCCGGTGAGCCACAAGAGCCAGCCCGATCACGACCGCGAGTCGTGATTGTGGGCGCCGGATTTGGAGGGTTACAGGCGGCAAAGGCACTTGCAAATGCGCCCGTTCATGTAACGGTCATTGACCGCAATAATTATCACCTCTTTCAGCCGATGCTCTACCAGGCCGCCACGGCCGGCCTGGCTCCTGATGACATTTCCTCGCCCATTCGCGATATTCTCAAGTACCAGGCGAATACAGAGGTACTGATGGCAGAAGTGACGGGCATCGATATAGAGGGACAGCACGTCCTGATGGGTGACGAGTCTGTTCCCTATGATTACCTGATCGTGGCCACGGGCGCTACGAACAATTACTTCGGGCACGAAGAATGGAGACGGCTTGCCCCTGGCCTGAAAACGTTAGAGCAGGCAGTGGGGATTCGCGATACGATCCTGGCAGCGTTCGAGGCCGCCGAGCGCGAAGCCGACCTGGAGAAACGAAGGCAGCACCTGACATTTGTGCTGGTCGGGGGCGGGCCTACGGGAGTTGAGCTGGCGGGAGCCATGGCGGATTTGATGCACATGACGATGTCAGGCAATTTCCGCCATATTCGTCCGTCATCGGCGCGCATCATCCTCGTTGAGGGTGAAGGCAGGATCATGCCTTCATTCCCGACCTCACTCACGCGCAAAGTCAGCGCGAAATTGCGCGAGATGGGGGTAGAAATCCGCACCGGCGTCCATGTCACTGAAATTGACGAGCATGGTGTGAAAATCGGCGACGAACGTGTCGCGGTGGAAAATGTGATCTGGACCGCCGGTGTGAAGGCCTCACCTGCCGGTCAGTGGCTCAATGCTCCCACCGATCACGATGGGCGTGTCAAAGTCGAGCGTGACCTGAGCGTGCCGGGCCATGCCAACATCTTCGTGATAGGTGATACGGCAACAGTGACACAGAATGGCAAACGCCTGCCTGGGGTTGCTCCCGTCGCCATTCAGGAAGCAACATATGTAGCGTCGCAAATAGTGAACAGGATGAGCGGAAAACTGTATGGCAGGCCCTTTCATTATGTGGATAAGGGCACCCTGGCGGTCGTAGGGCGAGCATTCGGAGTGGTCAATATCGGGATGATTCGTTTTACGGGGGTGCTGGCCTGGTTTTTCTGGCTGCTCGTCCACATCTACTTTTTGATAGGTTTTAGAAATCGTCTTTTAGTGTTGCTCCAGTATGCCTGGATTTATCTCACATTCCAGAAAAATTCTCGCATCATCATCGGAAGTCCCGCCTGCCAGCGGCTCCTGGACTCGGGACAGATTCAAAATTCGCTTCCGCAGACCGCGGGCAAGAGAAAGGTTGCTCAACAATGA
- a CDS encoding M24 family metallopeptidase, whose translation MDTARKQRIVEMFLNRGEDFHALICRLPQNVVMLTGYQPILGNTFCLVTVDAATKEVQIRLALPADEKDFVPPGTAVEVKTYAEETMRYIDNTIEAVREPLAELIRSAGINENAVIGHEGIYSPIAPAYTQVGVPGPATLELLHQLFLGGYLRDVSDMLDELAAIKTEDEIEAIRRCEQVAYEGFKAARDAIRIGATEADVAAATYAALLRAGYAAPGANHVLPHVHVMAGPRAALAYRAFNLTSNYTIAGGDTVTVQMEVCINGYWAELTRSFFAGSISDEWRRAHEACIAAQDAALQSIRDGAAARAVDGAARNVMEKAGFGAAFKHGLGHGFGFQAINHAAAPVLHPASNAVLRGGMVHNMEPAVYLEGKGGIRLNDNVLVRSDGNEVLSKMIPRDLDWLVVS comes from the coding sequence ATGGATACTGCTCGCAAACAACGCATTGTAGAGATGTTTCTTAACAGAGGCGAAGACTTTCACGCGCTGATCTGTCGCCTGCCACAAAACGTGGTGATGCTGACCGGCTACCAGCCGATTCTCGGTAATACCTTTTGTCTTGTAACAGTAGACGCGGCGACGAAAGAGGTGCAAATTCGCCTGGCACTGCCTGCCGATGAAAAAGATTTTGTGCCGCCCGGCACGGCAGTCGAGGTGAAGACCTATGCTGAAGAGACGATGCGCTACATCGATAATACGATTGAGGCGGTTCGCGAACCACTGGCGGAACTGATCCGCTCGGCGGGGATCAACGAAAATGCGGTAATCGGACACGAGGGCATCTATTCACCCATAGCCCCCGCCTATACGCAGGTGGGAGTTCCAGGCCCGGCCACGCTCGAACTGCTGCACCAGCTTTTCCTGGGCGGCTACCTGCGCGATGTTTCAGACATGCTCGATGAGCTGGCGGCAATTAAAACGGAGGATGAAATAGAGGCTATCCGGCGCTGCGAGCAGGTGGCATACGAGGGGTTCAAGGCGGCGCGCGATGCCATCCGCATAGGCGCGACGGAAGCGGATGTGGCGGCTGCAACCTATGCCGCGCTCCTACGCGCGGGGTACGCTGCGCCGGGGGCGAATCACGTGTTGCCCCACGTGCATGTGATGGCAGGCCCGCGCGCGGCGCTCGCTTACCGGGCGTTCAACCTGACATCAAATTATACGATAGCGGGGGGCGATACTGTTACCGTGCAGATGGAGGTCTGCATCAATGGCTACTGGGCAGAGCTCACGCGCTCATTTTTCGCCGGAAGCATCAGCGATGAATGGCGTCGAGCGCACGAGGCGTGTATCGCAGCGCAGGATGCCGCTTTGCAGAGTATCCGCGACGGCGCTGCCGCCCGTGCCGTAGATGGAGCCGCGCGAAATGTGATGGAAAAGGCTGGCTTTGGGGCAGCCTTTAAACATGGCCTGGGACATGGTTTCGGCTTCCAGGCTATCAATCATGCTGCCGCGCCCGTGCTGCATCCCGCCTCGAACGCGGTGTTGCGGGGCGGCATGGTCCATAACATGGAACCCGCGGTCTACCTGGAAGGGAAAGGCGGTATCCGTCTCAATGATAATGTGCTGGTGAGGAGCGATGGGAATGAAGTGCTGTCGAAGATGATTCCGCGTGATTTAGACTGGCTGGTTGTGTCATGA
- a CDS encoding zf-HC2 domain-containing protein: MSNQRHVTGNSAYPDTPHEKMVLLLDAYSTGELERNEQEAVEKHLATCRECQHLLATVQHFRGLFTRLPAYDHEHNQDGETVQMPYDEEPFPLTSRVLDEITIKREKKMRREPIAGILQENHTKNRGPGQRTWRTSLPLIASILCLLLLGSSLLLVLPYFRQPSSGPGTGESRPPTLVWQRQQEQFLAQNTEATFSIKYMDITNQEFRFFYAFRSAGEKIPHVEVVSYLSSDPNTSTTLPTTIQSFGSVGSFNVGVVRARGLNRVGQIITLQITLPGKSTPAWHLAPLKQLFNYPFDSSRTYWGFPIEQAELPAVLWYGPVTKAYVAFFKNTVTGVHLFVRIDDPVAVKIITQKEYLAIAGQQNFF, encoded by the coding sequence ATGAGCAATCAACGCCATGTTACCGGGAACTCTGCTTATCCAGATACCCCTCATGAAAAAATGGTTCTTTTGCTGGACGCCTATTCCACCGGTGAGCTTGAGAGGAATGAGCAGGAAGCAGTAGAAAAACATCTGGCTACTTGTCGTGAGTGTCAGCACCTGTTAGCAACAGTTCAACATTTTCGGGGGCTTTTCACCAGGCTCCCTGCTTATGATCACGAGCATAATCAGGATGGAGAGACTGTACAGATGCCGTATGATGAGGAGCCCTTTCCGCTTACTAGCCGGGTTCTCGATGAAATTACGATAAAAAGAGAAAAAAAGATGAGGCGGGAGCCAATTGCCGGGATATTACAAGAGAATCACACGAAAAATAGAGGACCTGGCCAGAGGACCTGGCGAACTTCTCTGCCTCTCATTGCATCTATACTTTGTCTCTTGCTGCTCGGCAGTTCCCTGCTTCTGGTACTTCCCTATTTCCGCCAACCGTCGTCTGGCCCAGGAACCGGTGAATCTCGACCGCCAACACTTGTTTGGCAGAGGCAACAGGAGCAGTTCCTGGCTCAAAATACCGAGGCTACATTCAGCATTAAGTATATGGACATTACTAATCAGGAGTTTCGTTTCTTCTATGCATTTCGTTCTGCCGGTGAAAAGATTCCACATGTTGAGGTTGTATCATACCTGTCATCTGATCCTAATACTTCTACCACATTGCCGACCACCATCCAATCGTTCGGATCCGTTGGCTCATTTAATGTTGGTGTTGTCCGCGCTCGTGGATTGAACAGGGTTGGTCAAATTATTACGCTCCAAATAACTCTTCCAGGGAAAAGTACACCTGCCTGGCATTTGGCCCCACTCAAGCAACTATTCAATTATCCCTTCGATAGCTCTCGTACATACTGGGGGTTCCCTATTGAACAGGCAGAGCTTCCAGCTGTTCTTTGGTACGGGCCGGTCACGAAGGCGTATGTTGCTTTCTTCAAGAACACGGTCACAGGTGTACACCTTTTTGTACGAATCGATGATCCTGTTGCGGTGAAGATCATTACTCAGAAAGAGTATCTTGCGATTGCCGGACAACAAAACTTTTTCTGA
- a CDS encoding glycogen debranching N-terminal domain-containing protein, translated as MTIEIKVGPPVITISQGRTFMVTDKHGYINTDSDQGVYALDTRFISFYKIYINRVPWEVINSSQIVFYASRFHLTNPIIDTEGGTIGAHTLGLTINRTVSEGIHEELELVNYSGKQVKFLLELGIRSDFADIFEVKNKDIVQRGKQRTVWDEKKLQLRTNYDHEDFHRGLIYQIMNTNSAVGYANGRIYFEIELKQYEKWQVCGDFILEHGQHVSKPNPKSCSFGQKGSSSAGATPPTKSQERSDYDERQKHWQDSVTDIATPNDDLYKTYRQAVDDMGALRIYDMDVSPDAWVPAAGVPWFVTLFGRDSLTVSYQNMAVSADFARGALERLAQHQAQERDDWRDAQPGKIMHELRSGELSHFHKIPFYPYYGTADATILYLIVLSEYYRWTGDLDLVKKLRKTVEGCLNWIDHYGDLDGDGFQEYKTFSSLGYENLSWKDAGNAVVYADGSQVKQPKGTCELQGYVYDAKTRMSEIFAVLGDDERAKALQQQADELKHKFNQVYWMEDEGCFAYALDPHKKLVTSIASNAGQLLWSGIADPEKAERTAHRLLEEDMWSGWGIRTLSAKNPAYNPYLYQLGSVWPQDNGIIAAGFKRYGLVDEANKVIRGIFDAIDRFESFRPPEVFAGTHREGAEDFPVLYPGGANIPQAWATGSIFHMIRTMLGLRADAPNKRLYVKPTLPDWIPSIELQHMQVGPCSVTIRFWREDGNSRWEVVDMEARKGTDKKDMIAVEDEPER; from the coding sequence ATGACCATCGAGATAAAAGTAGGGCCTCCGGTTATTACGATCAGCCAGGGGCGGACCTTTATGGTCACCGATAAACATGGCTATATCAATACCGACAGCGATCAGGGGGTGTATGCCCTTGATACACGTTTTATTAGCTTTTACAAAATCTATATCAACCGCGTGCCGTGGGAAGTGATCAATTCAAGTCAGATCGTTTTCTATGCCTCGCGTTTTCACCTGACTAATCCCATTATTGATACTGAGGGAGGCACAATTGGCGCGCATACCCTGGGCTTGACGATCAATCGCACTGTTAGCGAGGGCATCCACGAGGAACTGGAGCTTGTGAATTATAGCGGGAAGCAGGTGAAATTTCTGCTAGAACTGGGCATCCGCTCCGATTTCGCGGACATCTTTGAGGTGAAGAATAAGGATATCGTGCAGCGCGGCAAACAACGCACGGTATGGGATGAGAAAAAACTGCAGCTCAGGACCAACTACGATCACGAGGATTTCCACCGCGGGCTGATTTACCAGATAATGAACACGAACTCAGCGGTTGGATACGCGAACGGGCGTATCTACTTCGAGATTGAGTTGAAGCAATATGAGAAGTGGCAGGTGTGCGGTGATTTTATCCTTGAGCATGGGCAGCATGTCAGCAAGCCGAATCCGAAAAGTTGCAGTTTTGGGCAAAAAGGCTCATCCTCGGCAGGCGCGACGCCACCAACCAAGAGCCAGGAGCGCAGCGACTACGACGAACGGCAAAAGCACTGGCAAGATTCGGTTACCGATATCGCGACTCCCAACGATGACCTCTACAAGACGTATCGCCAGGCGGTAGACGATATGGGGGCGCTGCGCATCTATGACATGGATGTTTCACCGGATGCCTGGGTGCCTGCCGCGGGTGTGCCCTGGTTCGTGACGCTCTTTGGGCGCGACAGCCTGACGGTTTCTTATCAGAACATGGCCGTCTCTGCCGATTTCGCGCGCGGGGCGCTGGAACGCCTGGCACAGCACCAGGCACAGGAACGCGATGACTGGCGCGACGCGCAGCCAGGTAAGATCATGCATGAACTACGCTCCGGCGAATTATCGCACTTTCATAAAATTCCTTTTTATCCCTATTATGGCACGGCGGATGCCACGATCCTGTACCTGATCGTGCTTTCCGAATATTATCGCTGGACAGGCGACCTGGACCTGGTGAAAAAATTGCGCAAGACTGTCGAGGGCTGCCTGAACTGGATCGATCACTATGGCGACCTGGATGGGGATGGATTCCAGGAATACAAAACCTTCTCCTCGCTTGGTTACGAGAACCTTTCCTGGAAGGATGCCGGAAACGCGGTGGTCTATGCCGACGGTAGCCAGGTGAAACAGCCCAAGGGCACCTGCGAATTGCAGGGGTATGTGTATGATGCCAAAACGCGTATGTCCGAAATTTTCGCGGTGCTGGGCGATGATGAGCGGGCCAAAGCTTTACAACAGCAGGCCGATGAGCTCAAACACAAGTTCAACCAGGTGTATTGGATGGAGGATGAGGGCTGTTTTGCTTACGCGCTTGACCCGCATAAGAAGCTGGTCACTTCTATTGCCTCGAATGCCGGCCAGTTGTTGTGGAGCGGCATTGCTGACCCTGAGAAGGCGGAACGGACGGCGCACAGACTGTTAGAAGAAGATATGTGGTCGGGCTGGGGCATCCGCACGCTGTCGGCTAAAAATCCGGCCTATAATCCGTACCTGTACCAGCTGGGATCGGTGTGGCCGCAGGATAATGGCATCATTGCCGCGGGTTTCAAGCGCTATGGATTGGTTGACGAGGCGAATAAAGTGATTCGCGGCATTTTCGACGCCATCGATCGCTTCGAGTCGTTTCGACCGCCGGAGGTATTCGCCGGAACGCACCGCGAGGGCGCCGAAGATTTTCCGGTGCTCTATCCGGGCGGTGCCAATATACCGCAGGCCTGGGCGACGGGCAGCATTTTCCACATGATTCGCACGATGCTGGGCCTGCGCGCCGACGCGCCCAATAAACGCCTGTACGTGAAACCAACGCTGCCCGACTGGATACCTTCCATCGAGTTACAGCATATGCAGGTCGGCCCCTGTTCCGTCACCATTCGCTTCTGGCGCGAAGATGGAAACTCGCGCTGGGAGGTAGTGGATATGGAAGCCAGGAAAGGGACAGATAAAAAGGATATGATTGCGGTTGAGGATGAGCCGGAAAGATGA
- a CDS encoding SDR family oxidoreductase, producing MGMLDGKVALVTGSDSGIGRGIAIEFAKEGASVVVNYAHNQKAAQEVLNTIEQSGGKAFVIQADVSQYQQCMSLVQQTVEHFGRLDIMVNNAGMEIHSPFVDVTEEMFDKVVSIDLKGAFFCAQAAAREMIKNKIPGRIINISSVHEDLAMPQNVPYCCAKGGLRMLMRTICLELAPYGITVNNIGPGAIDTPIDADVKADPKKMQALLDEIPLHRMGQPWEVGRLAVYLASDAASYVTGSTYIIDGGLSVNTGAL from the coding sequence ATGGGAATGTTAGACGGAAAAGTGGCCCTTGTTACCGGCTCGGATAGCGGTATTGGTCGCGGCATTGCGATTGAGTTCGCGAAAGAGGGGGCAAGCGTGGTCGTTAACTACGCGCACAACCAGAAGGCGGCCCAGGAAGTCCTCAACACCATCGAACAGAGCGGGGGCAAGGCGTTCGTGATCCAGGCCGATGTTTCGCAGTACCAGCAGTGCATGAGCCTGGTACAGCAGACGGTCGAGCATTTTGGGCGGCTCGACATTATGGTCAATAATGCCGGCATGGAGATACATAGTCCTTTCGTGGATGTGACGGAGGAGATGTTCGACAAGGTGGTGAGTATTGATCTGAAAGGCGCGTTTTTCTGCGCCCAGGCCGCGGCGCGCGAGATGATCAAGAACAAGATACCCGGGCGCATCATCAACATCTCTTCGGTTCATGAAGACCTGGCGATGCCACAAAACGTGCCGTATTGCTGCGCGAAGGGCGGGCTGCGCATGCTGATGCGCACGATTTGCCTGGAACTGGCGCCCTACGGCATTACGGTCAATAATATCGGGCCGGGCGCGATCGATACGCCGATTGATGCCGATGTCAAGGCCGACCCCAAGAAGATGCAGGCGTTGCTCGACGAAATTCCGCTGCATCGCATGGGACAGCCCTGGGAAGTCGGCAGGCTGGCGGTCTACCTGGCGTCAGACGCGGCATCGTATGTGACAGGTTCGACCTATATTATCGATGGCGGACTATCGGTCAATACGGGGGCGTTGTAG